A region of Toxotes jaculatrix isolate fToxJac2 chromosome 23, fToxJac2.pri, whole genome shotgun sequence DNA encodes the following proteins:
- the LOC121176986 gene encoding E3 ubiquitin-protein ligase ZFP91-like isoform X2: MRTAIKKSTAKKASKHSPKLSKSRKGKGRRPTRASHTTPATACKAEAEMEALSCGEQTGALKRSNDSVADEDVALNEEPPLRDDPDDLICEPETKTEKSRRRATLQQKDVKKEEEEEHNGIKKEESTEIAVQIDKVDDNTEPTRKRGRQHKEDKAPRQPKRRKKPPVQYVRCEMEGCGTVLAHPRYLQHHIKYQHLLKKKYVCDHPSCGRLFRLQKQLLRHAKHHTDQRDYICEYCARAFKSSHNLAVHRMIHTGEKPIQCEICGFTCRQKASLNWHMKKHDAEASYQFSCSICGKKFEKKDSVVAHKAKSHPEVLIAEALAANGGSVSSPTQVPETVPVLTQPEGLSVSQESQEAVGGTLTPLQQVMLPLAPQTQIDVSQGHFLQLPAHHMVQGAQQQQGPTLLQLTTASPAHLSSTSHPQLMQLPTLPASTVTSMTTADSQSTLLTLSSVTTLASQQAVQWGREADEVAQMPEEGELWDKVIVGGGHQDVGEIMWESNRERRKEDEGIVWEREGERQILLQCAEIHGDHLI; the protein is encoded by the exons ATGAG AACTGCCATAAAGAAATCCACAGCCAAAAAAG CATCCAAACACAGTCCAAAGCTGTCCAAATCCAGAAAGGGCAAAGGGAGACGTCCAACCCGAGCCTCGCACACCACACCAGCAACAGCATGCAAGGCTGAAGCAGAGATGGAGGCTTTATCATGTG gagaGCAGACAGGTGCTTTGAAAAGAAGTAATGACAG CGTTGCAGATGAAGACGTGGCTCTCAACGAGGAACCTCCACTCAGAGATGACCCAGATGACCTTATCTGTGAACCCGAGACAAAGAC GGAAAAATCAAGGCGACGAGCAACGTTACAAcaaaaagatgtgaaaaaagaggaggaggaagaacacAATGGCATTAAAAAGGAAGAATCGACTGAGATTGCTGTGCAGATTGACAAAGTGGATGATAACACAGAGCCAACCAGGAA gcGAGGTAGACAGCACAAAGAAGACAAAGCCCCTCGGCAGCCAAAACGAAG GAAAAAGCCCCCCGTGCAGTATGTCCGCTGTGAAATGGAAGGGTGTGGTACTGTCTTAGCCCACCCGCGCTACCTACAG caCCATATAAAATACCAGCACCTGCTAAAAAAGAAGTATGTGTGTGATCACCCTTCATGTGGGCGCTTGTTTCGTCTGCAGAAGCAGCTATTGCGCCATGCAAAACACCACACAG ATCAAAGGGACTACATCTGTGAATATTGTGCTCGTGCATTCAAGAGCTCCCATAACCTTGCTGTGCACAGGATgatccacacaggagagaagccAATACA GTGTGAGATCTGTGGCTTCACCTGCCGTCAGAAGGCCTCCTTAAACTGGCACATGAAGAAGCATGATGCAGAAGCTTCCTACCAGTTTTCTTGCTCCATTTGTGGCaaaaagtttgagaaaaagGACTCTGTTGTTGCTCACAAAGCCAAGAGCCACCCCGAGGTTCTCATAGCTGAGGCCTTAGCAGCTAATGGGGGTTCTGTAAGCAGTCCCACCCAGGTCCCAGAGACTGTCCCTGTGCTCACCCAGCCAGAAGGACTCTCTGTCAGCCAAGAGAGTCAGGAAGCGGTGGGTGGTACTCTCACTCCGCTGCAGCAGGTTATGCTCCCGCTCGCTCCACAGACTCAGATAGATGTTTCTCAGGGCCACTTCCTCCAACTGCCAGCGCATCATATGGTGCAGGGAGCACAACAGCAGCAAGGCCCTACCTTGCTGCAACTCACCACTGcttcacctgctcacctgtccaGCACCAGCCACCCCCAGCTCATGCAACTCCCTACCCTTCCTGCCAGCACTGTTACGTCCATGACCACCGCAGATTCCCAGAGCACCCTCCTCACCCTGAGTTCCGTCACCACCCTGGCCTCCCAGCAGGCTGTGCAGTGGGGCAGGGAAGCGGACGAAGTTGCACAGATGCCCGAGGAGGGTGAGTTGTGGGACAAGGTGATTGTGGGCGGGGGTCATCAGGATGTTGGGGAAATAATGTGGGAGAGcaacagggagaggaggaaggaagatgAGGGGATTGTTTGGGAGCGGGAGGGTGAGAGACAGATTCTGTTACAGTGTGCTGAGATTCATGGAGATCATTTAATCTAG
- the LOC121176986 gene encoding E3 ubiquitin-protein ligase ZFP91-like isoform X1 — protein MNPEEDEVSGSRPGFETIGDSKEAPKSSTDSVEPSRGRRGRKRRMKTAGTSPDSGDSRFRTGGSVRVLRARVAVASTSTESKNATCRKKTASLLRGRDRPAGSRTKNSPVMQTAIKKSTAKKASKHSPKLSKSRKGKGRRPTRASHTTPATACKAEAEMEALSCGEQTGALKRSNDSVADEDVALNEEPPLRDDPDDLICEPETKTEKSRRRATLQQKDVKKEEEEEHNGIKKEESTEIAVQIDKVDDNTEPTRKRGRQHKEDKAPRQPKRRKKPPVQYVRCEMEGCGTVLAHPRYLQHHIKYQHLLKKKYVCDHPSCGRLFRLQKQLLRHAKHHTDQRDYICEYCARAFKSSHNLAVHRMIHTGEKPIQCEICGFTCRQKASLNWHMKKHDAEASYQFSCSICGKKFEKKDSVVAHKAKSHPEVLIAEALAANGGSVSSPTQVPETVPVLTQPEGLSVSQESQEAVGGTLTPLQQVMLPLAPQTQIDVSQGHFLQLPAHHMVQGAQQQQGPTLLQLTTASPAHLSSTSHPQLMQLPTLPASTVTSMTTADSQSTLLTLSSVTTLASQQAVQWGREADEVAQMPEEGELWDKVIVGGGHQDVGEIMWESNRERRKEDEGIVWEREGERQILLQCAEIHGDHLI, from the exons ATGAACCCGGAGGAGGACGAGGTTTCAGGCTCTCGTCCTGGGTTTGAGACGATCGGAGACTCAAAGGAGGCCCCTAAATCATCCACGGACTCGGTTGAACCGTCCAGGGGGAGAAGAGGGCGTAAAAGGCGGATGAAAACTGCAGGGACCTCCCCGGACTCCGGTGACTCTCGGTTTCGTACCGGAGGTTCTGTGCGTGTTTTGCGAGCCAGGGTAGCGGTGGCAAGCACAAGCACTGAGTCCAAGAATGCCACTTGCAGGAAAAAAACTGCAAGTCTGCTTCGTGGACGTGATAGACCTGCGGGATCACGCACCAAAAACTCACCTGTCATGCA AACTGCCATAAAGAAATCCACAGCCAAAAAAG CATCCAAACACAGTCCAAAGCTGTCCAAATCCAGAAAGGGCAAAGGGAGACGTCCAACCCGAGCCTCGCACACCACACCAGCAACAGCATGCAAGGCTGAAGCAGAGATGGAGGCTTTATCATGTG gagaGCAGACAGGTGCTTTGAAAAGAAGTAATGACAG CGTTGCAGATGAAGACGTGGCTCTCAACGAGGAACCTCCACTCAGAGATGACCCAGATGACCTTATCTGTGAACCCGAGACAAAGAC GGAAAAATCAAGGCGACGAGCAACGTTACAAcaaaaagatgtgaaaaaagaggaggaggaagaacacAATGGCATTAAAAAGGAAGAATCGACTGAGATTGCTGTGCAGATTGACAAAGTGGATGATAACACAGAGCCAACCAGGAA gcGAGGTAGACAGCACAAAGAAGACAAAGCCCCTCGGCAGCCAAAACGAAG GAAAAAGCCCCCCGTGCAGTATGTCCGCTGTGAAATGGAAGGGTGTGGTACTGTCTTAGCCCACCCGCGCTACCTACAG caCCATATAAAATACCAGCACCTGCTAAAAAAGAAGTATGTGTGTGATCACCCTTCATGTGGGCGCTTGTTTCGTCTGCAGAAGCAGCTATTGCGCCATGCAAAACACCACACAG ATCAAAGGGACTACATCTGTGAATATTGTGCTCGTGCATTCAAGAGCTCCCATAACCTTGCTGTGCACAGGATgatccacacaggagagaagccAATACA GTGTGAGATCTGTGGCTTCACCTGCCGTCAGAAGGCCTCCTTAAACTGGCACATGAAGAAGCATGATGCAGAAGCTTCCTACCAGTTTTCTTGCTCCATTTGTGGCaaaaagtttgagaaaaagGACTCTGTTGTTGCTCACAAAGCCAAGAGCCACCCCGAGGTTCTCATAGCTGAGGCCTTAGCAGCTAATGGGGGTTCTGTAAGCAGTCCCACCCAGGTCCCAGAGACTGTCCCTGTGCTCACCCAGCCAGAAGGACTCTCTGTCAGCCAAGAGAGTCAGGAAGCGGTGGGTGGTACTCTCACTCCGCTGCAGCAGGTTATGCTCCCGCTCGCTCCACAGACTCAGATAGATGTTTCTCAGGGCCACTTCCTCCAACTGCCAGCGCATCATATGGTGCAGGGAGCACAACAGCAGCAAGGCCCTACCTTGCTGCAACTCACCACTGcttcacctgctcacctgtccaGCACCAGCCACCCCCAGCTCATGCAACTCCCTACCCTTCCTGCCAGCACTGTTACGTCCATGACCACCGCAGATTCCCAGAGCACCCTCCTCACCCTGAGTTCCGTCACCACCCTGGCCTCCCAGCAGGCTGTGCAGTGGGGCAGGGAAGCGGACGAAGTTGCACAGATGCCCGAGGAGGGTGAGTTGTGGGACAAGGTGATTGTGGGCGGGGGTCATCAGGATGTTGGGGAAATAATGTGGGAGAGcaacagggagaggaggaaggaagatgAGGGGATTGTTTGGGAGCGGGAGGGTGAGAGACAGATTCTGTTACAGTGTGCTGAGATTCATGGAGATCATTTAATCTAG